A genomic region of Megalobrama amblycephala isolate DHTTF-2021 linkage group LG6, ASM1881202v1, whole genome shotgun sequence contains the following coding sequences:
- the grtp1b gene encoding growth hormone-regulated TBC protein 1b isoform X1: MENHLNDQSRECSASSDNNDCQRVDQYGFERSEDSSYESNEELMSEYLDVVTRRSKKWSKLLQGTVKVEKNLKVKRYVRKGVPCEHRTQIWMAASGAQDQLERNPGYYHSLLTAEHDPKIEETIHADMHRTFPDNIQFRDSSQPCLQKALFNVLLGYGHHNKDVGYCQGMNFIAGYLLIITKDEEKSFWLMDALLGKILPDYYTPTMLGLKMDQEVLGELVRMKVPAVWQAMNRHNVMWTLVVSRWFICLYIDILPVETVLRIWDCLFYEGSKILFRVALTLIGHHQNLISQAQSLPEICERFKQITQGEYVEDCHIFMQKIFMEPGGLSTATITKLRKMCRNRITSDKNHPSH; encoded by the exons ATGGAGAATCACCTCAATGATCAAAGCAGGGAATGCTCTGCCAGTTCAGACAACAACGACTGCCAGAG AGTTGACCAATATGGATTTGAGAGATCAGAGGATTCCAGCTATGAATCCAATGAGGAGCTAATGTCTGAGTATTTAGATGTTGTCACTAGAAGGTCAAAGAAGTGGTCTAAACTTTTGCAGGGCACTGTGAAAGTGGAGAAGAATCTTAAAG TGAAGCGATATGTGAGGAAGGGGGTTCCGTGTGAACATCGCACTCAGATCTGGATGGCAGCTAGTGGAGCCCAGGACCAGTTGGAGAGGAATCCTGGGTACTATCATTCTCTATTAACGGCTGAGCATGACCCTAAAATAGAGGAGACCATACATGCCG ATATGCACAGAACCTTCCCTGACAACATTCAGTTCCGTGACTCCTCTCAACCATGTTTACAAAAAGCCCTGTTTAATGTACTTCTTGGTTATGGACACCACAATAAGGATGTTGGTTACTGTCAG GGAATGAACTTTATTGCTGGATACCTCCTCATCATCACCAAAGATGAAGAGAAGTCGTTCTGGTTAATGGATGCTTTACTTGGGAAGATCTTACCAG aCTATTACACACCAACTATGCTGGGGCTTAAAATGGATCAGGAGGTGCTTGGGGAGCTTGTCAGGATGAAGGTTCCTGCTGTCTGGCAGGCCATGAACCGGCACAACGTAATGTGGACCCTGGTGGTCTCACGCTGGTTCATCTGCCTATACATTGACATCCTTCCTGTAGAG ACAGTGCTGAGAATATGGGACTGCCTTTTCTACGAGGGATCCAAGATCCTGTTCCGTGTGGCTTTGACACTGATTGGTCACCATCAGAACCTCATCTCACAGGCACAGAGTCTCCCAGAAATCTGTGAACGCTTCAAACAGATCACTCAAGGGGAGTACGTAGAAGACTGCCATATATTCATGCAG AAAATCTTTATGGAGCCAGGAGGCCTCTCTACAGCAACAATCACTAAACTCAGGAAGATGTGTAGAAATCGCATTACTTCTGACAAAAACCATCCTTCACACTAA
- the lamp1b gene encoding lysosome-associated membrane glycoprotein 1b, which yields MIPIIRKQNMPTGAIFSLLLALTIHQTLTTDVSPTVVTAETSSPPASPATPGPPERGNYNVTNSTDTVCLLARMGLQLNISFTSSSHGKTVQEVLNLHPNLIKVSGSCTPDFATLKLTEDNISLTFSFSLNSTSNKYHLSGLELSAALPDMAKRIVFSNTTLNYMVGTLGHSYMCQKEKTLSVTQDFSLNTFQLQVQPFGVNGDFGAAEECELDEDDMLIPIIVGAALAVLVLIVILAYLIGRNRSHAGYQTI from the exons ATGATCCCCATCATCCGCAAACAAAACATGCCCACCGGGGCAATTTTTAGCCTGCTGTTGG CTCTTACTATACATCAGACTTTGACCACTGATGTATCGCCCACCGTTGTCACCGCTGAAACCAGCTCTCCTCCGGCCTCTCCTGCAACCCCTGGCCCCCCTGAGCGGGGCAACTACAATGTCACCAACAGCACTGACACTGTCTGTCTATTGGCACGGATGGGCCTGCAACTCAACATAAGCTTTACTTCAAGCTCTCATGGCAAG ACTGTCCAGGAGGTCTTGAACCTGCATCCAAACCTGATTAAAGTCTCTGGATCCTGCACGCCAGACTTTGCAACTCTCAAGCTGACTGAGGACAACATTAGTCTGACTTTTAGCTTCTCTTTA AATTCCACATCAAACAAATATCATCTTAGTGGTTTGGAGCTGTCAGCTGCATTGCCTGATATGGCTA aGCGGATTGTTTTCAGTAATACCACTCTGAACTACATGGTGGGAACACTGGGCCATTCTTACATGTGCCAGAAGGAGAAGACCTTGAGTGTTACACAGGATTTCTCTCTGAACACTTTCCAGCTTCAAGTGCAACCTTTCGGCGTCAATGGAGATTTTGGAgcag CTGAGGAGTGTGAGTTAGACGAGGACGACATGTTGATTCCCATCATTGTGGGTGCTGCCTTGGCTGTTCTAGTGCTCATAGTGATCCTGGCCTACCTTATTGGCAGGAACAGAAGTCATGCAGGCTACCAGACCATCTAA
- the grtp1b gene encoding growth hormone-regulated TBC protein 1b isoform X2, producing MLCQFRQQRLPELSFGFAVKRYVRKGVPCEHRTQIWMAASGAQDQLERNPGYYHSLLTAEHDPKIEETIHADMHRTFPDNIQFRDSSQPCLQKALFNVLLGYGHHNKDVGYCQGMNFIAGYLLIITKDEEKSFWLMDALLGKILPDYYTPTMLGLKMDQEVLGELVRMKVPAVWQAMNRHNVMWTLVVSRWFICLYIDILPVETVLRIWDCLFYEGSKILFRVALTLIGHHQNLISQAQSLPEICERFKQITQGEYVEDCHIFMQKIFMEPGGLSTATITKLRKMCRNRITSDKNHPSH from the exons ATGCTCTGCCAGTTCAGACAACAACGACTGCCAGAG CTGTCGTTTGGGTTTGCAGTGAAGCGATATGTGAGGAAGGGGGTTCCGTGTGAACATCGCACTCAGATCTGGATGGCAGCTAGTGGAGCCCAGGACCAGTTGGAGAGGAATCCTGGGTACTATCATTCTCTATTAACGGCTGAGCATGACCCTAAAATAGAGGAGACCATACATGCCG ATATGCACAGAACCTTCCCTGACAACATTCAGTTCCGTGACTCCTCTCAACCATGTTTACAAAAAGCCCTGTTTAATGTACTTCTTGGTTATGGACACCACAATAAGGATGTTGGTTACTGTCAG GGAATGAACTTTATTGCTGGATACCTCCTCATCATCACCAAAGATGAAGAGAAGTCGTTCTGGTTAATGGATGCTTTACTTGGGAAGATCTTACCAG aCTATTACACACCAACTATGCTGGGGCTTAAAATGGATCAGGAGGTGCTTGGGGAGCTTGTCAGGATGAAGGTTCCTGCTGTCTGGCAGGCCATGAACCGGCACAACGTAATGTGGACCCTGGTGGTCTCACGCTGGTTCATCTGCCTATACATTGACATCCTTCCTGTAGAG ACAGTGCTGAGAATATGGGACTGCCTTTTCTACGAGGGATCCAAGATCCTGTTCCGTGTGGCTTTGACACTGATTGGTCACCATCAGAACCTCATCTCACAGGCACAGAGTCTCCCAGAAATCTGTGAACGCTTCAAACAGATCACTCAAGGGGAGTACGTAGAAGACTGCCATATATTCATGCAG AAAATCTTTATGGAGCCAGGAGGCCTCTCTACAGCAACAATCACTAAACTCAGGAAGATGTGTAGAAATCGCATTACTTCTGACAAAAACCATCCTTCACACTAA